TAGACAGCATCTTTACAGTTTCAAGAAATCATCAAAAATTTGGAAAAATTGTAAACAATAAGTTCCACCCTTTTAATTATACAATCGGACAGAGAAGCCAGGATTTAGAGCCTCTTTTTTTTGAAAACGGATTACTTTATATTTCCAAATCTTCTTTAATTCAAAAGGATATTATTATTTCAGAAAATGCTTTTCCATTCGAAGTAAATCATATTTTTGCACAAGTTGATATCGATACTCCTGATGATTTAGATTATGCAAGATATCTATATCAGAAACAATAAAACCCCAAATCTTAAAACAAATGAATCCATATATAGAAATTGCAGGCCGTAAAATTGGGCCAGATTTTCCACCTTTAGTTATTGCCGAAATCGGAATCAATCATGAAGGATCGCTTCAGGTCGCAAAAGAAATGGTCGATGCTGCACACAGAGCAGGAGTTGAAGTTGTAAAACATCAAACGCATATTGTAGAAGATGAAATGTCCGGTGCAGCGAAAAAAGTGATTCCCGGAAATGCAGATGTTTCTATTTATGAAATCATGGAAAGATGCTCATTGAATGAAACAGATGAGTTAGAATTAAAAAATTATGTCGAAAGCAAAGGCATGATTTTTATTTCGACCCCTTTTTCAAGAGCGGCAGCCGAAAGATTAAAGAAATTTGATATTCCGGCCTATAAAATTGGTTCAGGTGAATGTAATAATTATCCATTACTAGAACATATTGCCTCATTTGGCAAACCGGTAATTTTAAGTACCGGAATGAATACGATAGAAAGTATCCAAAAAGCTGTAGCAATTTTTGACAAACATAACATTCCTGTTGCGTTATTACACACGACAAATTTATATCCAACACCAATTCATTTAGTTCGATTTGGTGCAATGGTAGAACTTCATGAGGCTTTTCCAGATAAGGTATTTGGGTTAAGCGATCATACATTGAACAATAATGCATGTTTAGGAGCAGTCGCTCTTGGGGCAAGTATTTTAGAAAGACATTTTACAGATCATATGCAGCGAACAGGTCCTGATATTGTTTGCAGTATGGATGAAAAAGCCTGCGCAGAATTAATAGTTTCAAGTGCGGAAATTGCCTTAATGCGAGGCGGAACAAAAAAACCTGCACCAGAAGAACAAGTGACAATTGATTTTGCTTTTGCTACCGTTTGCGCCATAAAACCAATTAAAAAAGGAGAAATTTTAGCAAAAGAAAATATTTGGGTAAAACGTCCCGGAACAGGCAAGATATTAGCAGAGCATTTTAATGACTTATTAGGAAAGAAAGCAGCGAGAGATATTGAAAATGATGAACAGTTAGATTTTACGGATTTTGAGTAATTCTCCAAAAAAAATATTATTTCTTACCGGCACTCGTGCAGATTTCGGAAAAATAAAATCACTTATTCAAACCCTCGAAAAACAGCAGGATTTTGAAGCTTTTGTTTTCGTTACGGGAATGCACCTGCAGGAAATTTACGGTTATACGTTAATTGAAATAGAACGCTGTAATTTTAAAAATGTTTCTACTTTTGAAAATCATACTCACGAAACAACAATGGATTTGACTTTGGCCAAAACAATTGAAGGTCTTTCCAATTATTGTAAAATCATAAAACCAGATATGATT
This portion of the Flavobacterium gelatinilyticum genome encodes:
- the neuB gene encoding N-acetylneuraminate synthase, translated to MNPYIEIAGRKIGPDFPPLVIAEIGINHEGSLQVAKEMVDAAHRAGVEVVKHQTHIVEDEMSGAAKKVIPGNADVSIYEIMERCSLNETDELELKNYVESKGMIFISTPFSRAAAERLKKFDIPAYKIGSGECNNYPLLEHIASFGKPVILSTGMNTIESIQKAVAIFDKHNIPVALLHTTNLYPTPIHLVRFGAMVELHEAFPDKVFGLSDHTLNNNACLGAVALGASILERHFTDHMQRTGPDIVCSMDEKACAELIVSSAEIALMRGGTKKPAPEEQVTIDFAFATVCAIKPIKKGEILAKENIWVKRPGTGKILAEHFNDLLGKKAARDIENDEQLDFTDFE